The Streptomyces sp. RFCAC02 DNA window CGGTTATGTCGGTACACCGGGCAGCATGGCAGACAGCCGGTCGCAGGCGTCCGGGACGTTTGAGCAGAATAACCATGTGGTGATTAACAACGACGGCACGAACGGGCAGATAGGTCCGGCTGCTCTGAAGGCGGTGTATGACATGGCCCGCAAGGGTGCCCGTGATGAAATTCAGACACAGATGCGTGATGGTGGCCTGTTCTCCGGAGGTGGACGATGAAGACCTTCCGCTGGAAAGTGAAACCCGGTATGGATGTGGCTTCGGTCCCTTCTGTAAGAAAGGTGCGCTTTGGTGATGGCTATTCTCAGCGAGCGCCTGCCGGGCTGAATGCCAACCTGAAAACGTACAGCGTGACGCTTTCTGTCCCCCGTGAGGAGGCCACGGTACTGGAGTCGTTTCTGGAAGAGCACGGGGGCTGGAAATCCTTTCTGTGGACGCCGCCTTATGAGTGGCGGCAGATAAAGGTGACCTGCGCAAAATGGTCGTCGCGGGTCAGTATGCTGCGTGTTGAGTTCAGCGCAGAGTTTGAACAGGTGGTGAACTGATGCAGGATATCCGGCAGGAAACACTGAATGAATGCACCCGTGCGGAGCAGTCGGCCAGCGTGGTGCTCTGGGAAATCGACCTGACAGAGGTCGGTGGAGAACGTTATTTTTTCTGTAATGAGCAGAACGAAAAAGGTGAGCCGGTCACCTGGCAGGGGCGACAGTATCAGCCGTATCCCATTCAGGGGAGCGGTTTTGAACTGAATGGCAAAGGCACCAGTACGCGCCCCACGCTGACGGTTTCTAACCTGTACGGTATGGTCACCGGGATGGCGGAAGATATGCAGAGTCTGGTCGGCGGAACGGTGGTCCGGCGTAAGGTTTACGCCCGTTTTCTGGATGCGGTGAACTTCGTCAACGGAAACAGTTACGCCGATCCGGAGCAGGAGGTGATCAGCCGCTGGCGCATTGAGCAGTGCAGCGAACTGAGCGCGGTGAGTGCCTCCTTTGTACTGTCCACGCCGACGGAAACGGATGGCGCTGTTTTTCCGGGACGTATCATGCTGGCCAACACCTGCACCTGGACCTATCGCGGTGACGAGTGCGGTTATAGCGGTCCGGCTGTCGCGGATGAATATGACCAGCCAACGTCCGATATCACGAAGGATAAATGCAGCAAATGCCTGAGCGGTTGTAAGTTCCGCAATAACGTCGGCAACTTTGGCGGCTTCCTTTCCATTAACAAACTTTCGCAGTAAATCCCATGACACAGACAGAATCAGCGATTCTGGCGCACGCCCGGCGATGTGCGCCAGCGGAGTCGTGCGGCTTCGTGGTAAGCACGCCGGAGGGGGAAAGATATTTCCCCTGCGTGAATATCTCCGGTGAGCCGGAGGCGTATTTCCGTATGTCGCCGGAAGACTGGCTGCAGGCAGAAATGCAGGGTGAGATTGTGGCGCTGGTCCACAGCCACCCCGGTGGTCTGCCCTGGCTGAGTGAGGCCGACCGGCGGCTGCAGGTGCAGAGTGATTTGCCGTGGTGGCTGGTCTGCCGGGGGACGATTCATAAGTTCCGCTGTGTGCCGCATCTCACCGGGCGGCGCTTTGAGCACGGTGTGACGGACTGTTACACACTGTTCCGGGATGCTTATCATCTGGCGGGGATTGAGATGCCGGACTTTCATCGTGAGGATGACTGGTGGCGTAACGGCCAGAATCTCTATCTGGATAATCTGGAGGCGACGGGGCTGTATCAGGTGCCGTTGTCAGCGGCACAGCCGGGCGATGTGCTGCTGTGCTGTTTTGGTTCATCAGTGCCGAATCACGCCGCAATTTACTGCGGCGACGGCGAGCTGCTGCACCATATTCCTGAACAACTGAGCAAACGAGAGAGGTACACCGACAAATGGCAGCGACGCACACACTCCCTCTGGCGTCACCGGGCATGGCGCGCATCTGCCTTTACGGGGATTTACAACGATTTGGTCGCCGCATCGACCTTCGTGTGAAAACGGGGGCTGAAGCCATCCGGGCACTGGCCACACAGCTCCCGGCGTTTCGTCAGAAACTGAGCGACGGCTGGTATCAGGTACGGATTGCCGGGCGGGACGTCAGCACGTCCGGGTTAACGGCGCAGTTACATGAGACTCTGCCTGATGGCGCTGTAATTCATATTGTTCCCAGAGTCGCCGGGGCCAAGTCAGGTGGCGTATTCCAGATTGTCCTGGGGGCTGCCGCCATTGCCGGATCATTCTTTACCGCCGGAGCCACCCTTGCAGCATGGGGGGCAGCCATTGGGGCCGGTGGTATGACCGGCATCCTGTTTTCTCTCGGTGCCAGTATGGTGCTCGGTGGTGTGGCGCAGATGCTGGCACCGAAAGCCAGAACTCCCCGTATACAGACAACGGATAACGGTAAGCAGAACACCTATTTCTCCTCACTGGATAACATGGTTGCCCAGGGCAATGTTCTGCCTGTTCTGTACGGGGAAATGCGCGTGGGGTCACGCGTGGTTTCTCAGGAGATCAGCACGGCAGACGAAGGGGACGGTGGTCAGGTTGTGGTGATTGGTCGCTGATGCAAAATGTTTTATGTGAAACCGCCTGCGGGCGGTTTTGTCATTTATGGAGCGTGAGGAATGGGTAAAGGAAGCAGTAAGGGGCATACCCCGCGCGAAGCGAAGGACAACCTGAAGTCCACGCAGTTGCTGAGTGTGATCGATGCCATCAGCGAAGGGCCGATTGAAGGTCCGGTGGATGGCTTAAAAAGCGTGCTGCTGAACAGTACGCCGGTGCTGGACACTGAGGGGAATACCAACATATCCGGTGTCACGGTGGTGTTCCGGGCTGGTGAGCAGGAGCAGACTCCGCCGGAGGGATTTGAATCCTCCGGCTCCGAGACGGTGCTGGGTACGGAAGTGAAATATGACACGCCGATCACCCGCACCATTACGTCTGCAAACATCGACCGTCTGCGCTTTACCTTCGGTGTACAGGCACTGGTGGAAACCACCTCAAAGGGTGACAGGAATCCGTCGGAAGTCCGCCTGCTGGTTCAGATACAACGTAACGGTGGCTGGGTGACGGAAAAAGACATCACCATTAAGGGCAAAACCACCTCGCAGTATCTGGCCTCGGTGGTGATGGGTAACCTGCCGCCGCGCCCGTTTAATATCCGGATGCGCAGGATGACGCCGGACAGCACCACAGACCAGCTGCAGAACAAAACGCTCTGGTCGTCATACACTGAAATCATCGATGTGAAACAGTGCTACCCGAACACGGCACTGGTCGGCGTGCAGGTGGACTCGGAGCAGTTCGGCAGCCAGCAGGTGAGCCGTAATTATCATCTGCGCGGGCGTATTCTGCAGGTGCCGTCGAACTATAACCCGCAGACGCGGCAATACAGCGGTATCTGGGACGGAACGTTTAAACCGGCATACAGCAACAACATGGCCTGGTGTCTGTGGGATATGCTGACCCATCCGCGCTACGGCATGGGGAAACGTCTTGGTGCGGCGGATGTGGATAAATGGGCGCTGTATGTCATCGGCCAGTACTGCGACCAGTCAGTGCCGGACGGCTTTGGCGGCACGGAGCCGCGCATCACCTGTAATGCGTACCTGACCACACAGCGTAAGGCGTGGGATGTGCTC harbors:
- a CDS encoding C40 family peptidase is translated as MTQTESAILAHARRCAPAESCGFVVSTPEGERYFPCVNISGEPEAYFRMSPEDWLQAEMQGEIVALVHSHPGGLPWLSEADRRLQVQSDLPWWLVCRGTIHKFRCVPHLTGRRFEHGVTDCYTLFRDAYHLAGIEMPDFHREDDWWRNGQNLYLDNLEATGLYQVPLSAAQPGDVLLCCFGSSVPNHAAIYCGDGELLHHIPEQLSKRERYTDKWQRRTHSLWRHRAWRASAFTGIYNDLVAASTFV
- a CDS encoding phage minor tail protein L, which gives rise to MQDIRQETLNECTRAEQSASVVLWEIDLTEVGGERYFFCNEQNEKGEPVTWQGRQYQPYPIQGSGFELNGKGTSTRPTLTVSNLYGMVTGMAEDMQSLVGGTVVRRKVYARFLDAVNFVNGNSYADPEQEVISRWRIEQCSELSAVSASFVLSTPTETDGAVFPGRIMLANTCTWTYRGDECGYSGPAVADEYDQPTSDITKDKCSKCLSGCKFRNNVGNFGGFLSINKLSQ
- a CDS encoding phage tail protein: MKTFRWKVKPGMDVASVPSVRKVRFGDGYSQRAPAGLNANLKTYSVTLSVPREEATVLESFLEEHGGWKSFLWTPPYEWRQIKVTCAKWSSRVSMLRVEFSAEFEQVVN
- a CDS encoding tail assembly protein, which gives rise to MKTGAEAIRALATQLPAFRQKLSDGWYQVRIAGRDVSTSGLTAQLHETLPDGAVIHIVPRVAGAKSGGVFQIVLGAAAIAGSFFTAGATLAAWGAAIGAGGMTGILFSLGASMVLGGVAQMLAPKARTPRIQTTDNGKQNTYFSSLDNMVAQGNVLPVLYGEMRVGSRVVSQEISTADEGDGGQVVVIGR